One Streptomyces fagopyri DNA window includes the following coding sequences:
- the rplF gene encoding 50S ribosomal protein L6 codes for MSRIGKLPITVPAGVDVTIDGRTVQVKGPKGTLSHTVVAPIEIVKGEEGVLNVTRPNDERQNKALHGLSRTLVANMITGVTQGYVKKLEISGVGYRVLAKGSNLEFSLGYSHSITVEAPEGISFKVENPTHFSVEGIDKQKVGEVAANIRKLRKPDPYKAKGVKYEGEVIRRKVGKAGK; via the coding sequence ATGTCGCGCATTGGCAAGCTCCCCATCACGGTTCCCGCCGGCGTGGACGTCACCATCGATGGCCGTACGGTCCAGGTGAAGGGCCCCAAGGGCACCCTCTCCCACACCGTCGTCGCGCCGATCGAGATCGTCAAGGGTGAGGAAGGCGTTCTGAACGTCACCCGCCCCAACGACGAGCGTCAGAACAAGGCCCTGCACGGCCTGTCCCGCACGCTGGTGGCGAACATGATCACCGGCGTGACCCAGGGTTACGTGAAGAAGCTCGAGATCAGCGGTGTTGGTTACCGCGTCCTGGCGAAGGGCTCCAACCTGGAGTTCTCGCTCGGCTACAGCCACTCGATCACGGTCGAGGCGCCCGAGGGCATCTCGTTCAAGGTCGAGAACCCGACGCACTTCTCGGTCGAGGGCATCGACAAGCAGAAGGTCGGCGAGGTTGCGGCCAACATCCGCAAGCTGCGCAAGCCCGACCCGTACAAGGCCAAGGGCGTCAAGTACGAAGGCGAAGTCATCCGCCGCAAGGTCGGAAAGGCGGGTAAGTAA
- the rplR gene encoding 50S ribosomal protein L18 — protein sequence MAYGVKIAKGDAYKRAAIKRRHIRIRKHISGTAERPRLVVTRSNRHIVAQVIDDVKGHTLASASTLDTTVRGGEGDKSAQAKSVGALVAERAKAAGVEAVVFDRGGNQYAGRIAALADAAREAGLKF from the coding sequence ATGGCATACGGTGTCAAGATTGCTAAGGGCGACGCTTACAAGCGTGCTGCCATCAAGCGTCGTCACATCCGGATCCGTAAGCACATCTCGGGTACGGCTGAGCGTCCGCGCCTGGTCGTGACGCGTTCCAACCGCCACATCGTGGCCCAGGTCATCGACGACGTTAAGGGTCACACCCTGGCGTCGGCGTCGACCCTGGACACCACGGTCCGTGGTGGCGAGGGCGACAAGTCGGCTCAGGCGAAGTCGGTCGGCGCTCTTGTCGCCGAGCGCGCCAAGGCCGCCGGTGTCGAGGCTGTCGTATTCGACCGTGGTGGAAACCAGTACGCCGGGCGCATCGCCGCCCTGGCGGACGCCGCCCGCGAAGCCGGACTCAAGTTCTGA
- the map gene encoding type I methionyl aminopeptidase, translating to MVQIKTPEQIAKMREAGLVVAAVHAATREAAVPGATTRDLDEVARKVLAEHGAKSNFLGYGGFPATICTSANEVVVHGIPDDKTVLKDGDVISIDAGAIVDGWHGDAAYTAFVGSGHAPELIELSRVTEESMWAGIAAMRSGNRLVDVSRAIETYIRRQPKPGGGRYGIIEDYGGHGIGTEMHMDPHLLNYVERRRGKGPKLVPGICLAVEPMVSLGTPKTEVLEDDWTVITTDGTWSSHWEHSVAVTEEGPLVLTAPDCGRAKLAEYGVTAAPDPLA from the coding sequence ATGGTGCAGATCAAGACCCCCGAGCAGATCGCCAAGATGCGTGAGGCGGGCCTGGTCGTGGCCGCCGTGCACGCGGCCACACGCGAGGCGGCGGTGCCCGGCGCGACGACGCGGGACCTCGACGAGGTGGCGCGCAAGGTGCTCGCGGAGCACGGCGCGAAATCGAACTTCCTTGGGTACGGCGGTTTCCCCGCGACCATCTGCACCTCGGCCAACGAGGTCGTCGTGCACGGCATCCCGGACGACAAGACCGTCCTGAAGGACGGCGACGTCATCTCCATCGACGCGGGCGCGATCGTGGACGGCTGGCACGGGGACGCGGCGTACACCGCGTTCGTGGGATCCGGCCACGCTCCCGAGCTGATCGAGCTCTCCCGGGTGACCGAGGAGTCGATGTGGGCGGGCATCGCGGCGATGAGGTCGGGGAACCGGCTCGTCGACGTCTCCCGCGCGATCGAGACGTACATCCGCCGCCAGCCGAAGCCCGGCGGCGGCCGGTACGGGATCATCGAGGACTACGGCGGCCACGGCATCGGCACCGAGATGCACATGGACCCGCACCTGCTGAACTACGTGGAGCGCCGGCGCGGCAAGGGCCCGAAGCTCGTCCCCGGCATCTGCCTGGCCGTCGAGCCGATGGTGTCCCTCGGCACACCGAAGACCGAGGTGCTGGAGGACGACTGGACCGTCATCACGACGGACGGCACGTGGTCCTCGCACTGGGAGCACTCGGTGGCGGTGACGGAGGAGGGCCCGCTGGTCCTGACGGCTCCGGACTGCGGCAGGGCGAAGCTGGCGGAGTACGGAGTGACGGCGGCGCCGGACCCGCTGGCGTAG
- the rpsH gene encoding 30S ribosomal protein S8, translated as MTMTDPIADMLTRLRNANSAYHDTVGMPHSKIKSHIAEILQQEGFITGWKVEDAEVGKNLVLELKFGPNRERSIAGIKRISKPGLRVYAKSTNLPKVLGGLGVAIISTSHGLLTDKQAGKKGVGGEVLAYVW; from the coding sequence ATGACCATGACTGATCCGATCGCAGACATGCTTACGCGTCTGCGTAACGCGAACTCGGCGTACCACGACACCGTGGGAATGCCGCACAGCAAGATCAAGTCGCACATCGCGGAGATCCTCCAGCAGGAGGGCTTCATCACGGGCTGGAAGGTCGAGGACGCCGAGGTCGGCAAGAACCTCGTTCTCGAGCTGAAGTTCGGCCCGAACCGTGAGCGCTCCATCGCGGGCATCAAGCGGATCTCCAAGCCCGGTCTCCGGGTGTACGCGAAGTCCACCAACCTGCCCAAGGTGCTGGGTGGCCTCGGCGTGGCGATCATCTCCACGTCCCACGGGCTCCTCACCGACAAGCAGGCCGGCAAGAAGGGCGTAGGCGGAGAAGTTCTCGCCTACGTCTGGTAG
- the rplN gene encoding 50S ribosomal protein L14: protein MIQQESRLRVADNTGAKEILCIRVLGGSGRRYAGIGDVIVATVKDAIPGGNVKKGDVIKAVIVRTVKERRRPDGSYIRFDENAAVILKNDGDPRGTRIFGPVGRELREKKFMKIISLAPEVL, encoded by the coding sequence GTGATCCAGCAGGAGTCGCGACTGCGTGTCGCCGACAACACTGGTGCGAAGGAGATCCTTTGCATCCGTGTGCTCGGTGGCTCCGGTCGCCGCTACGCGGGCATCGGTGACGTGATCGTCGCCACCGTCAAGGACGCGATCCCCGGTGGCAACGTGAAGAAGGGTGACGTCATCAAGGCCGTCATCGTTCGCACCGTCAAGGAGCGCCGCCGTCCGGACGGCTCGTACATCCGCTTCGACGAGAACGCCGCCGTCATTCTGAAGAACGACGGCGACCCTCGCGGCACCCGTATCTTCGGCCCTGTCGGCCGTGAGCTGCGCGAGAAGAAGTTCATGAAGATCATCTCGCTCGCGCCGGAGGTGCTGTAA
- the rpmJ gene encoding 50S ribosomal protein L36, with protein MKVKPSVKKICDKCRVIRRHGRVMVICENPRHKQRQG; from the coding sequence ATGAAGGTCAAGCCGAGCGTCAAGAAGATCTGCGACAAGTGCAGGGTGATCCGCCGTCACGGCCGGGTCATGGTCATCTGCGAAAACCCGCGCCACAAGCAGCGCCAGGGCTGA
- a CDS encoding type Z 30S ribosomal protein S14: MAKKALIAKAARKPKFGVRGYTRCQRCGRPHSVYRKFGLCRVCLREMAHRGELPGVTKSSW; this comes from the coding sequence ATGGCGAAGAAGGCTCTGATTGCCAAGGCTGCTCGTAAGCCCAAGTTCGGTGTGCGTGGCTACACGCGCTGCCAGCGCTGCGGTCGTCCGCACTCCGTGTACCGCAAGTTCGGCCTGTGCCGCGTCTGCCTTCGTGAGATGGCTCACCGTGGCGAGCTGCCGGGCGTGACCAAGAGCTCCTGGTAG
- the rpsQ gene encoding 30S ribosomal protein S17, with translation MSESNVTETNEQRGFRKTREGLVVSDKMDKTVVVAVEDRVKHALYGKVIRRTSKLKAHDEQNAAGIGDRVLLMETRPLSATKRWRIVEILEKAK, from the coding sequence ATGAGCGAGAGCAACGTGACTGAGACCAACGAGCAGCGCGGTTTCCGCAAGACCCGTGAGGGTCTGGTCGTCAGCGACAAGATGGACAAGACCGTCGTCGTCGCCGTCGAGGACCGCGTCAAGCACGCCCTGTACGGCAAGGTCATCCGCCGTACGAGCAAGCTCAAGGCACACGACGAGCAGAACGCCGCGGGTATCGGCGACCGCGTCCTCCTCATGGAGACGCGTCCGCTGTCCGCGACGAAGCGCTGGCGCATCGTCGAGATCCTCGAGAAGGCCAAGTAA
- the infA gene encoding translation initiation factor IF-1: MAKKQGAIEIEGTVVESLPNAMFKVELQNGHQVLAHISGKMRMHYIRILPDDRVVVELSPYDLTRGRIVYRYK, encoded by the coding sequence GTGGCCAAGAAGCAAGGTGCCATCGAGATCGAGGGCACTGTCGTCGAGTCTCTTCCGAACGCAATGTTCAAGGTAGAGCTCCAGAACGGCCACCAGGTTCTGGCACACATCAGCGGCAAGATGCGTATGCACTACATCCGCATCCTCCCTGACGACCGGGTCGTGGTGGAGCTGTCTCCGTACGACCTGACGCGTGGCCGGATCGTCTACCGATACAAGTAG
- the rplE gene encoding 50S ribosomal protein L5 — MATTTTPRLKTKYREEIAGKLQEEFSYENVMQTPGLVKIVVNMGVGDAARDSKLMDGAVRDLTTITGQKPAITKARKSIAQFKLREGQPIGAHVTLRGDRMWEFLDRTLSLALPRIRDFRGLSPKQFDGRGNYTFGLTEQVMFHEIDQDKIDRTRGMDITVVTTATNDAEGRALLRHLGFPFKEA; from the coding sequence ATGGCTACCACCACCACTCCGCGTCTCAAGACGAAGTACCGCGAGGAGATCGCGGGCAAGCTGCAGGAAGAGTTCTCCTACGAGAACGTCATGCAGACCCCGGGCCTCGTCAAGATCGTGGTCAACATGGGTGTCGGCGACGCCGCCCGTGACTCGAAGCTCATGGACGGTGCCGTCCGTGACCTGACCACGATCACCGGTCAGAAGCCGGCCATCACCAAGGCCCGCAAGTCCATCGCGCAGTTCAAGCTGCGCGAGGGTCAGCCGATCGGTGCCCACGTCACGCTCCGTGGCGACCGCATGTGGGAGTTCCTGGACCGCACCCTGTCGCTCGCGCTTCCGCGCATCCGCGACTTCCGTGGTCTGTCCCCCAAGCAGTTCGACGGCCGTGGCAACTACACCTTCGGTCTCACGGAGCAGGTCATGTTCCACGAGATCGACCAGGACAAGATCGACCGCACCCGGGGTATGGACATCACCGTGGTGACCACGGCGACCAACGACGCTGAGGGCCGTGCGCTCCTTCGTCACCTCGGCTTCCCCTTCAAGGAGGCGTAA
- the rplX gene encoding 50S ribosomal protein L24 → MKIKKGDTVQVITGKDKGKQGKVIAAYPRDERVLVEGVNRVKKHTKAGPTASGSQAGGIVTTEAPVHVSNVQLVVEKDGNKVVTRVGYRFDDEGNKIRVAKRTGEDI, encoded by the coding sequence ATGAAGATCAAGAAGGGTGACACGGTTCAGGTCATCACCGGCAAGGACAAGGGCAAGCAGGGCAAGGTCATTGCCGCTTACCCGCGCGACGAGCGCGTCCTGGTCGAGGGTGTCAACCGGGTCAAGAAGCACACCAAGGCCGGCCCGACCGCGAGTGGTTCGCAGGCCGGCGGCATCGTGACGACCGAGGCCCCGGTCCACGTGAGCAACGTTCAGCTCGTCGTGGAGAAGGACGGCAACAAGGTCGTCACGCGTGTCGGTTACCGCTTCGACGACGAGGGCAACAAGATCCGCGTTGCCAAGCGGACGGGTGAGGACATCTGA
- a CDS encoding adenylate kinase — MRIVLVGPPGAGKGTQAAFLAKNLGIPHISTGDLFRANISQGTDLGKQAKAYMDAGNLVPDEVTIGMAKDRMEQADAANGFLLDGFPRNVSQAEALDEMLNAESMKLDAVLDLEVPEDEVVKRIAGRRICRKDSSHVFHVEYKKPQQDGVCDVCGGELYQRDDDSEETVRTRLEVYHTQTEPIIDYYKAQGLVVTISALGKVEEVTARAMEALKSKADDK; from the coding sequence ATGCGAATCGTCCTCGTCGGGCCACCCGGTGCCGGGAAGGGAACGCAGGCCGCGTTCCTTGCCAAGAACCTGGGGATTCCGCACATCTCCACGGGCGACCTCTTCCGTGCCAACATCAGTCAGGGCACGGACCTCGGCAAGCAGGCGAAGGCGTACATGGACGCCGGCAACCTGGTGCCCGACGAGGTCACCATCGGGATGGCCAAGGACCGCATGGAGCAGGCCGACGCCGCGAACGGCTTCCTGCTGGACGGCTTCCCTCGTAACGTCTCGCAGGCCGAGGCGCTCGACGAGATGCTGAATGCCGAGAGCATGAAGCTGGACGCGGTGCTGGACCTGGAGGTCCCCGAGGACGAGGTGGTCAAGCGCATCGCGGGCCGCCGTATCTGCCGCAAGGACTCGAGCCACGTCTTCCACGTGGAGTACAAGAAGCCGCAGCAGGACGGTGTCTGCGACGTCTGCGGCGGTGAGCTGTACCAGCGCGACGACGACTCCGAGGAGACCGTCCGCACGCGGCTGGAGGTCTACCACACGCAGACCGAGCCGATCATCGACTACTACAAGGCCCAGGGCCTGGTCGTGACGATCTCGGCACTCGGCAAGGTGGAAGAGGTCACGGCGCGCGCCATGGAGGCGCTCAAGAGCAAGGCCGACGACAAGTAG
- the rplO gene encoding 50S ribosomal protein L15, with product MAENNPLKIHNLRPAPGAKTAKTRVGRGEASKGKTAGRGTKGTKARYQVPERFEGGQMPLHMRLPKLKGFKNPFKTEFQVVNLDKLAALYPEGGEVTVEGLVAKGAVRKNSLVKVLGQGEVSVALQVTVDAVSGSAKEKITAAGGTVTELV from the coding sequence ATGGCGGAGAACAACCCGCTCAAGATCCACAACCTCCGTCCCGCCCCGGGCGCCAAGACCGCGAAGACCCGTGTGGGTCGTGGTGAGGCGTCGAAGGGTAAGACGGCCGGTCGTGGTACCAAGGGCACGAAGGCCCGCTACCAGGTTCCGGAGCGCTTCGAGGGCGGGCAGATGCCCCTCCACATGCGCCTCCCGAAGCTGAAGGGCTTCAAGAACCCGTTCAAGACCGAGTTCCAGGTCGTGAACCTCGACAAGCTGGCCGCGCTGTACCCGGAGGGTGGCGAGGTCACCGTCGAGGGTCTCGTCGCCAAGGGTGCCGTTCGCAAGAACAGCCTGGTCAAGGTCCTCGGCCAGGGCGAGGTCTCCGTGGCGCTGCAGGTGACGGTCGACGCCGTCTCCGGCTCCGCCAAGGAGAAGATCACCGCCGCCGGCGGTACCGTCACCGAGCTCGTCTGA
- the rpsK gene encoding 30S ribosomal protein S11: protein MPPKGRQGAAKKVRRKEKKNVAHGHAHIKSTFNNTIVSITDPSGNVISWASAGHVGFKGSRKSTPFAAQMAAESAARRAQEHGMRKVDVFVKGPGSGRETAIRSLQATGLEVGSIQDVTPTPHNGCRPPKRRRV, encoded by the coding sequence ATGCCCCCCAAGGGTCGTCAGGGCGCTGCCAAGAAGGTGCGCCGCAAGGAAAAGAAGAACGTCGCTCACGGGCACGCTCACATCAAGAGCACGTTCAACAACACGATCGTCTCGATCACGGACCCCTCGGGCAACGTGATCTCCTGGGCCTCCGCCGGCCACGTCGGCTTCAAGGGCTCGCGCAAGTCCACCCCCTTCGCCGCGCAGATGGCCGCCGAGTCGGCCGCCCGCCGCGCGCAGGAGCACGGCATGCGCAAGGTCGACGTCTTCGTCAAGGGCCCGGGCTCGGGCCGCGAGACGGCGATCCGTTCGCTGCAGGCGACCGGTCTCGAGGTCGGCTCCATCCAGGACGTCACGCCGACCCCGCACAACGGCTGCCGTCCGCCCAAGCGCCGCCGCGTCTGA
- the rpmC gene encoding 50S ribosomal protein L29 yields the protein MSAGTKASELRELGDEELLAKLREAKEELFNLRFQAATGQLENHGRLKAVRKDIARIYTLMRERELGIETVESA from the coding sequence ATGTCGGCCGGTACCAAGGCGTCCGAGCTGCGCGAACTGGGTGACGAGGAGCTTCTCGCGAAGCTTCGCGAAGCCAAGGAAGAGCTGTTCAACCTCCGCTTCCAGGCGGCGACCGGTCAGCTCGAGAACCACGGTCGGCTCAAGGCCGTCCGCAAGGACATCGCGCGGATCTACACCCTGATGCGTGAGCGCGAGCTGGGCATCGAAACGGTGGAGAGCGCCTGA
- the rpsM gene encoding 30S ribosomal protein S13, with the protein MARVSGVDIPREKRVEVALTYVFGIGRTLSQQTLAETGVNPNTRVRDLSEEELVKIREYVDANLKTEGDLRREVQADIRRKVEIGCYQGLRHRRGLPVHGQRTSTNARTRKGPRRAIAGKKKPGKK; encoded by the coding sequence ATGGCACGCGTTTCCGGTGTTGACATCCCGCGCGAAAAGCGTGTGGAGGTCGCCCTGACCTACGTGTTCGGCATCGGCCGGACCCTTTCCCAGCAGACGCTGGCCGAGACCGGCGTGAACCCGAACACCCGCGTTCGTGACCTCTCCGAGGAGGAGCTGGTCAAGATCCGCGAGTACGTGGACGCCAACCTGAAGACCGAGGGTGACCTCCGTCGCGAGGTTCAGGCCGACATCCGCCGCAAGGTCGAGATCGGCTGCTACCAGGGTCTGCGCCACCGTCGTGGCCTGCCCGTCCACGGTCAGCGCACCAGCACGAACGCTCGTACCCGCAAGGGCCCGCGTCGCGCCATCGCCGGTAAGAAGAAGCCGGGCAAGAAGTAG
- the rpsE gene encoding 30S ribosomal protein S5, whose translation MAGPQRRGGGAGGGERRDRKGRDGGAAAAEKTAYVERVVAINRVAKVVKGGRRFSFTALVVVGDGDGTVGVGYGKAKEVPAAIAKGVEEAKKHFFKVPRIQGTIPHPITGEKAAGVVLLKPASPGTGVIAGGPVRAVLECAGVHDILSKSLGSSNAINIVHATVAALKGLQRPEEIAARRGLPLEDVAPAALLRARAGAGA comes from the coding sequence ATGGCTGGACCCCAGCGCCGCGGTGGCGGTGCCGGTGGCGGCGAGCGGCGGGACCGGAAGGGCCGTGACGGCGGCGCAGCTGCCGCCGAGAAGACCGCGTACGTTGAGCGCGTTGTCGCGATCAACCGCGTCGCCAAGGTTGTGAAGGGTGGTCGTCGCTTCAGCTTCACCGCGCTGGTCGTGGTGGGCGATGGTGACGGCACCGTCGGTGTCGGTTACGGCAAGGCCAAGGAGGTGCCGGCCGCGATCGCCAAGGGTGTTGAAGAGGCCAAGAAGCACTTCTTCAAGGTCCCCCGTATCCAGGGCACCATCCCGCACCCGATCACGGGCGAGAAGGCCGCGGGCGTCGTCCTGCTCAAGCCTGCTTCCCCCGGTACCGGCGTCATCGCCGGTGGCCCGGTGCGTGCTGTGCTCGAGTGCGCCGGCGTTCACGACATCCTGTCGAAGTCGCTCGGCTCGTCCAACGCGATCAACATCGTGCACGCGACCGTGGCGGCCCTCAAGGGCCTGCAGCGTCCCGAGGAGATCGCGGCTCGCCGTGGTCTGCCCCTCGAGGACGTCGCCCCCGCGGCTCTGCTGCGTGCGCGTGCGGGAGCGGGTGCGTAA
- the rpmD gene encoding 50S ribosomal protein L30: MAQLRITQTKSYIGSKQNHRDTLRSLGLKRLNDVVVKEDRPEFRGMVHTVRHLVTVEEVD, encoded by the coding sequence ATGGCTCAGCTCAGGATCACGCAGACGAAGTCGTACATCGGCAGCAAGCAGAACCACCGCGACACACTGCGTTCGCTCGGGCTCAAGCGCCTGAACGACGTGGTCGTCAAGGAGGACCGCCCCGAGTTCCGCGGAATGGTGCACACCGTCCGCCACCTCGTGACGGTTGAGGAGGTCGACTGA
- the secY gene encoding preprotein translocase subunit SecY: MLTAFARAFRTPDLRKKLLFTLAIIVVYRVGTHIPIPGVDYKNVQTCIDAASKGNQGLFGLVNLFSGGALLQITIFALGIMPYITASIILQLLTVVIPRLEALKKEGSSGTAKITQYTRYLTVALAILQGTGLVATARSGALFSGCQVANQIVPDQSIFQTVVMVVTMTAGTGVVMWLGELITDRGIGNGMSILMFISIAASFPSALWAIKKQGTLAGGWIEFGTVILVGLVMVGLVVFVEQAQRRVPVQYAKRMIGRRSYGGTSTYIPLKVNQAGVIPVIFASSLLYIPALVAQFSNGNSGWKTWITQNLTKGDHPIYITMYFLLIVFFAFFYVAISFNPEEVADNMKKYGGFIPGIRAGRPTAEYLSYVLNRITWPGSLYLGLIALVPTMALVGFGASQNFPFGGTSILIIVGVGLETVKQIESQLQQRNYEGFLR; the protein is encoded by the coding sequence GTGCTCACCGCGTTCGCCCGGGCGTTCAGGACGCCCGACCTGCGCAAGAAGCTGCTCTTCACGCTCGCCATCATCGTGGTCTACCGGGTCGGTACGCACATTCCGATCCCTGGCGTCGACTACAAGAACGTCCAGACCTGTATCGACGCGGCCTCGAAGGGCAACCAGGGGCTGTTCGGTCTCGTCAACCTGTTCAGTGGTGGCGCGCTGCTGCAGATCACGATCTTCGCGCTCGGCATCATGCCGTACATCACGGCGAGCATCATCCTGCAGCTGCTGACGGTGGTGATCCCGCGCCTCGAAGCCCTCAAGAAGGAGGGCTCGTCCGGCACCGCGAAGATCACGCAGTACACCCGTTATCTGACGGTGGCTCTCGCCATCCTGCAGGGCACCGGTCTGGTCGCGACCGCGCGCAGCGGCGCCCTGTTCAGCGGCTGCCAGGTGGCCAACCAGATCGTGCCGGACCAGTCGATCTTCCAGACCGTCGTCATGGTCGTCACCATGACCGCCGGTACCGGCGTCGTCATGTGGCTGGGCGAGCTCATCACGGACCGCGGCATCGGCAACGGCATGTCGATCCTGATGTTCATCTCGATCGCCGCCAGCTTCCCGTCCGCGCTGTGGGCCATCAAGAAGCAGGGCACGCTGGCCGGAGGCTGGATCGAGTTCGGCACGGTCATCCTCGTCGGCCTGGTCATGGTCGGCCTGGTGGTCTTCGTCGAGCAGGCCCAGCGGCGCGTTCCCGTCCAGTACGCGAAGCGCATGATCGGCCGCCGCTCCTACGGGGGTACGTCCACGTACATCCCGCTGAAGGTCAATCAGGCGGGTGTGATCCCCGTCATCTTCGCGTCGTCGCTGCTCTACATCCCGGCGCTGGTCGCCCAGTTCTCCAACGGAAACTCCGGCTGGAAGACCTGGATCACGCAGAACCTGACCAAGGGCGACCACCCGATCTACATCACGATGTACTTCCTCCTGATCGTTTTCTTCGCGTTCTTCTACGTGGCGATCTCCTTCAACCCCGAGGAAGTAGCCGACAACATGAAGAAGTATGGTGGCTTCATCCCGGGCATCCGGGCTGGCCGACCGACCGCTGAGTACCTCAGCTACGTACTCAACCGGATCACCTGGCCGGGGTCGCTGTATCTGGGTCTGATCGCTCTCGTACCGACGATGGCGTTGGTTGGCTTCGGGGCAAGCCAGAACTTCCCGTTCGGTGGTACCAGCATCCTGATCATCGTGGGTGTGGGTCTTGAGACGGTGAAGCAGATCGAGAGCCAGCTTCAGCAGCGCAATTACGAAGGGTTCCTCCGCTGA